The following coding sequences are from one Syntrophaceae bacterium window:
- a CDS encoding tRNA1(Val) (adenine(37)-N6)-methyltransferase, with protein MEHAALLKEDETLDPICGGRLRVIQAKRGYRFSVDSLLLASFVRLRPGETAADLGAGSGILALILATRPERPFVEALELQPELADRARRSAEINGLGDRIRVREGDVRRTVPILAASSFELVVFNPPYRKSRSGRVNPNREKALARHEIAGTLEDFLASAALLLKEGGRVYAIYPAARAATLITAMKTRGLEPKRLRMVHSRSDSEGEFVLVEGTLGGGEELEVMPPLFLYGEGERYSGEMQRLMDGLSSAPGSAGEADPSS; from the coding sequence ATGGAACACGCCGCACTCCTGAAGGAAGACGAGACCCTGGATCCCATCTGTGGAGGACGTCTTCGCGTGATCCAGGCGAAGCGGGGTTACCGCTTCTCCGTCGACTCCCTGCTTCTGGCTTCGTTCGTGCGCCTCCGTCCGGGAGAGACGGCGGCGGACCTGGGAGCGGGGAGCGGCATTCTCGCCCTGATCCTCGCCACCCGACCGGAGCGCCCCTTCGTGGAGGCCCTGGAGCTGCAGCCGGAGCTGGCCGATCGGGCCCGCCGTTCGGCGGAGATCAACGGACTGGGCGATCGCATCCGGGTCCGGGAAGGCGATGTTCGCCGGACCGTCCCGATCCTGGCCGCATCTTCCTTCGAGCTTGTCGTTTTCAACCCTCCCTATCGGAAGTCCCGCTCCGGCCGGGTCAATCCAAACCGGGAGAAGGCCCTCGCCCGTCACGAGATCGCCGGGACGCTGGAGGATTTCCTTGCCTCGGCGGCGCTGCTCCTGAAAGAGGGCGGGAGGGTCTATGCAATCTATCCGGCGGCACGGGCGGCCACGCTGATCACGGCGATGAAGACCCGGGGCCTGGAGCCGAAGCGCCTCCGGATGGTCCATTCCCGGTCCGATTCGGAAGGCGAGTTCGTCCTCGTCGAGGGGACCCTGGGAGGGGGAGAGGAACTGGAGGTGATGCCGCCGCTGTTCCTGTACGGCGAAGGGGAACGGTACTCCGGCGAGATGCAGCGGCTTATGGACGGCCTTTCCTCTGCTCCCGGATCCGCCGGCGAAGCAGATCCTTCGTCATGA
- a CDS encoding DUF1015 domain-containing protein, producing the protein MVTVKPFAAVHPRWDCARQVAAPPYDVVSRDEAARLAEANPLCFLRVEKSEIDLPPDVSSDDAAVFARGRENLDRMLREGILVRDGAPHFYLYRQTMGGHSQTGLVAVLSTREYESGTIRRHEFTREDKERERTRHVDRLNAQTGPVFVAYRSREDLRDTLRKVSSGPPAVDFTADDGVVHTVWTVEDAAVEAAIRESFAAVDTLYIADGHHRAAAAAAVARARREADPDSRNEDAPWNFFLAVLFSHDEIRIMDYNRAVHDLNGMDEESFLREVSRRFRVTPGVPEKRPGRAGDFGMYLRGRWYGLTYLPGPEDTQDPVASLDVSILQDRLLGPVLGIGDPRTDRRIDFVGGIRGPGELERLVDSGRAAAAFTLFPTSLDQMMAVADTGRVMPPKSTWFEPKLRSGLFVHLLG; encoded by the coding sequence ATGGTAACCGTAAAGCCCTTTGCCGCCGTTCACCCCCGCTGGGACTGCGCCCGGCAGGTGGCGGCCCCCCCCTATGACGTTGTCAGCCGCGACGAGGCCGCCCGCCTGGCCGAGGCCAACCCTCTCTGCTTTCTCCGGGTGGAGAAATCGGAAATCGACCTGCCGCCGGATGTCTCTTCCGACGACGCAGCCGTTTTTGCCCGGGGCCGGGAGAACCTGGACCGGATGCTCCGGGAAGGGATCCTCGTTCGCGACGGAGCCCCGCATTTCTACCTGTACCGCCAAACCATGGGCGGCCACAGCCAGACGGGCCTCGTGGCCGTCCTGAGCACCCGCGAATACGAGTCCGGAACGATCCGCAGGCACGAGTTCACCCGGGAGGACAAGGAGCGGGAGAGAACCCGCCACGTCGACCGGCTGAACGCCCAGACGGGGCCGGTGTTCGTCGCCTATCGGAGCCGCGAGGATCTTCGGGACACGCTGCGGAAGGTGAGCAGCGGACCTCCGGCGGTCGATTTCACCGCCGACGACGGCGTCGTGCATACCGTATGGACGGTGGAGGACGCCGCCGTGGAAGCGGCCATCCGGGAGTCCTTCGCCGCCGTGGACACGCTTTACATCGCCGACGGACATCACCGGGCGGCGGCGGCCGCCGCGGTGGCCCGCGCGAGGCGGGAAGCCGACCCGGATTCCCGAAATGAGGATGCCCCCTGGAACTTCTTCCTCGCCGTCCTGTTTTCCCACGACGAGATCCGCATCATGGACTACAACCGGGCTGTCCATGACTTGAATGGAATGGACGAGGAGTCCTTCCTCCGGGAAGTGTCCCGCCGCTTTCGCGTCACCCCCGGCGTCCCGGAGAAGAGACCGGGCCGGGCGGGCGACTTCGGCATGTACCTCCGGGGCCGCTGGTACGGCCTGACGTATCTGCCGGGGCCGGAGGACACTCAAGACCCCGTCGCCTCCCTGGACGTCTCGATTCTCCAGGACCGCCTCCTGGGGCCGGTCCTGGGCATCGGCGACCCCCGGACGGACCGCCGCATCGACTTCGTCGGCGGCATCCGCGGCCCCGGGGAACTGGAGCGGCTGGTCGACTCGGGCCGCGCTGCCGCAGCCTTCACACTTTTCCCCACGAGCCTCGACCAGATGATGGCGGTGGCCGACACCGGCCGCGTCATGCCCCCGAAATCAACCTGGTTCGAGCCGAAGCTCCGGAGCGGTCTCTTCGTTCATTTGCTTGGCTGA
- a CDS encoding alpha/beta fold hydrolase — translation MSQPVRAFIHGLESTGRGTKGVWFRERYPGMIIEDYQGSLAERMEALRKRLDGMENLILVGSSYGGLMAALFACASPERVRRLVLLAPALHLAEFAPCLDRKIDLPVFLYHGSFDDVVPPGPVRDIAGRVFPDLTYRLVEDDHSIHRNFPLLPWDVLLEVR, via the coding sequence ATGTCCCAGCCGGTTCGCGCGTTCATCCACGGCCTCGAAAGCACAGGCCGGGGCACGAAGGGAGTCTGGTTCCGGGAGCGCTATCCCGGAATGATCATCGAAGATTACCAGGGGAGCCTGGCGGAGCGGATGGAGGCGCTCCGGAAGAGGCTGGACGGCATGGAGAACCTCATCCTGGTCGGTTCCAGCTACGGCGGTCTCATGGCGGCCCTGTTCGCCTGCGCTTCCCCGGAGCGGGTCCGCCGGCTCGTTCTCCTGGCGCCGGCCCTCCATCTGGCCGAGTTCGCACCCTGCCTGGACCGGAAGATCGACCTGCCGGTCTTTCTGTATCACGGCTCCTTCGACGACGTGGTGCCCCCGGGGCCAGTCCGGGACATCGCCGGACGGGTGTTCCCCGACCTGACGTACCGGCTCGTGGAGGACGACCACAGCATCCACCGGAACTTCCCGCTCCTGCCGTGGGACGTCCTCCTGGAGGTCCGCTGA
- a CDS encoding phosphoglycerate mutase (2,3-diphosphoglycerate-independent): MSMPSSFPMSAAVREAYRSGREDETLPPVVLCDAGGRPLGRFRKGDSVIFYNIRGEREGELTESLIRDDFPHFPVENGLDLRFATMISYGKDLDVRVAFPSEEAVLDTLGDVLSRHGIPQVRITEAEKAVHVGFFLSGKRTGLLPGEERIVVPTRKDVALFDEAPEMSITGITEAVLARIHDPSARFVFANLPNVDVVGHIENEEAVMKAVEAVDRAADILTGEALRAGWTVVVTADHGSAEKWLYPDGAVDTGHTDSPVPFLLLGPAGPVPLRPQGTLIDVAPTILELLGLPAPPAMTGRSLLTNEGAKPRAERLLVLLLDGWGLNPAREGNLIARARTPAMDRLLAAGAHAALEAAGEAVGLPAGTVGNSEAGHLHIGAGRVIYSDRVRIDRAIADGSFARNEAFRWAVEGAKRDGRALHLMGIVSFFSSHGSLNHLYALMDLAVEAGPAEVYIHAMLGRRGEQPESGARYIEQVERRAAGTGCGRVVSVIGRYWSMDREENWDRIEKTYRMLVHGEGQPVSDEKGT, from the coding sequence ATGTCCATGCCGTCTTCTTTTCCCATGTCCGCCGCCGTCCGTGAGGCCTACCGTTCCGGCCGGGAGGACGAGACCCTTCCGCCCGTCGTTCTCTGTGATGCCGGGGGGCGACCCCTGGGCCGCTTCCGGAAGGGCGATTCCGTGATCTTCTACAACATCCGCGGGGAGCGGGAGGGGGAACTGACGGAGAGCCTGATTCGAGATGATTTTCCGCATTTCCCGGTGGAGAACGGCCTGGACCTCCGGTTCGCCACGATGATCTCCTACGGAAAAGACCTGGACGTCCGGGTGGCCTTTCCCTCCGAGGAGGCGGTTCTGGACACCCTGGGAGACGTCCTCTCCCGCCACGGCATCCCCCAGGTCCGGATCACCGAGGCGGAGAAGGCCGTCCATGTCGGGTTCTTCCTCAGCGGGAAGCGGACCGGCCTTCTTCCCGGGGAGGAGCGGATCGTCGTGCCCACCCGGAAGGACGTGGCCCTCTTCGACGAGGCGCCCGAGATGTCGATCACGGGCATTACCGAGGCCGTCCTGGCCAGGATCCATGACCCGTCGGCCCGCTTCGTCTTCGCGAACCTGCCCAACGTGGACGTGGTGGGCCACATCGAGAACGAAGAGGCCGTCATGAAGGCCGTCGAGGCGGTGGACCGGGCCGCCGATATCCTGACCGGCGAGGCCCTCCGGGCGGGCTGGACCGTCGTCGTCACCGCCGACCACGGATCCGCCGAGAAATGGCTCTATCCCGACGGCGCCGTGGATACGGGCCACACCGACAGCCCCGTGCCGTTTCTGCTCCTCGGCCCGGCGGGCCCGGTCCCGCTCCGCCCGCAGGGCACCCTGATCGACGTGGCACCGACGATCCTGGAGCTTCTGGGCCTTCCGGCCCCCCCCGCCATGACGGGCCGGAGCCTCCTGACGAACGAAGGGGCGAAGCCCCGGGCCGAGCGGCTCCTCGTGCTCCTCCTGGACGGATGGGGGTTGAACCCTGCGAGGGAAGGGAACCTGATCGCCCGGGCCAGGACGCCCGCCATGGACCGGCTCCTGGCGGCCGGGGCGCACGCGGCCCTGGAGGCGGCCGGAGAGGCTGTCGGCCTGCCTGCCGGCACCGTGGGAAACTCCGAGGCGGGACATCTGCACATCGGCGCCGGCCGGGTGATCTACTCCGACCGGGTCCGGATCGACCGGGCCATCGCCGACGGGTCGTTTGCCCGGAACGAGGCCTTCCGCTGGGCCGTCGAGGGGGCGAAGCGGGACGGCAGGGCCCTCCACCTGATGGGCATCGTCTCCTTCTTCAGCTCCCACGGATCCCTGAACCACCTGTATGCCCTGATGGACCTGGCCGTGGAGGCGGGACCGGCGGAGGTCTACATCCACGCCATGCTGGGCCGGCGGGGGGAGCAGCCGGAGAGCGGGGCCCGGTACATCGAGCAGGTGGAGCGGCGGGCCGCCGGGACCGGCTGCGGCCGCGTCGTCTCCGTCATCGGCCGCTACTGGTCCATGGACCGGGAGGAGAACTGGGACCGCATCGAGAAGACCTACCGGATGCTCGTCCACGGAGAAGGGCAGCCGGTCTCGGACGAAAAGGGAACGTAG
- a CDS encoding radical SAM protein: MNGTFELGPIRPPSEARSLLIRLTRNCPWNKCAFCHTYRGTKFELRPVAEIKDDIRTIRSMVERITETSWKYGHGGRITQSVANYFFESDEVHGESIRSVVAWLYFGGESVFLQDANSIIMKTDDLVDVLNFIREQFPWVKRITSYCRSKTAARKSVEELTRLKEAGLSRIHIGLESGYDPVLDFIKKGATAQDHIRGGQNVVAAGISLSEYVIPGLGGDRWSTEHAVETAKVLNAINPDFIRLRTLQVVPGTDLYEMRQKGEFSPLPDEEILKEIRLFIETLDGIASTIVSDHILNLLEELEGKLPEDKPRLLAMIDRFFDLPDRDRLIYRLGRRKGIYRRLGDLSDAYTYNRLGDLIDSYETSGPGAMDRDLSKIMQQYI; this comes from the coding sequence ATGAACGGCACGTTTGAACTGGGCCCCATCCGGCCCCCCAGCGAGGCCAGAAGCCTCCTCATCCGCCTGACCCGCAACTGTCCCTGGAACAAGTGCGCCTTCTGCCACACCTACCGGGGAACGAAATTCGAGCTGCGGCCCGTCGCAGAGATCAAGGACGACATCCGGACGATCCGCTCCATGGTGGAACGGATCACCGAGACCTCCTGGAAATACGGCCACGGTGGCCGGATCACCCAGTCGGTGGCGAACTATTTCTTCGAGTCCGACGAAGTTCACGGCGAGAGCATCCGGTCCGTTGTCGCCTGGCTCTATTTCGGCGGCGAATCGGTCTTTCTTCAGGACGCCAACTCCATCATCATGAAGACCGACGACCTGGTGGACGTGCTGAACTTCATCCGGGAGCAGTTCCCCTGGGTCAAGCGGATCACCTCCTACTGCCGCTCCAAGACGGCGGCCCGCAAGAGCGTGGAGGAGCTCACGCGCCTGAAGGAGGCGGGCCTCTCCCGGATCCACATCGGCCTGGAGAGCGGGTATGACCCGGTCCTGGACTTCATCAAAAAGGGCGCCACCGCCCAGGACCACATCCGGGGCGGACAAAACGTCGTCGCCGCGGGGATTTCGCTCTCGGAATACGTCATCCCGGGCCTCGGAGGCGACCGCTGGTCCACGGAGCATGCCGTCGAGACGGCAAAGGTGCTCAACGCCATCAACCCCGACTTCATCCGACTCCGGACCCTCCAGGTCGTTCCGGGAACGGATCTCTACGAGATGCGGCAGAAGGGCGAGTTCAGCCCCCTGCCGGACGAGGAGATCCTCAAGGAGATCCGGCTGTTCATCGAGACCCTCGACGGCATCGCCTCCACCATCGTGAGCGACCACATCCTCAACCTTCTGGAGGAACTGGAGGGAAAGCTTCCGGAGGACAAGCCGCGGCTCCTGGCCATGATCGACCGCTTCTTCGACCTCCCCGACCGGGACCGCCTGATCTACCGCCTGGGACGGCGGAAGGGCATCTACCGGCGCCTGGGCGACCTCTCCGACGCCTACACCTACAACCGGCTGGGGGATCTCATCGACTCCTACGAAACGTCCGGCCCCGGCGCCATGGACCGAGATCTGTCGAAGATCATGCAGCAGTACATCTGA
- a CDS encoding formate dehydrogenase subunit gamma — protein sequence TTGWVTRAWLMKQHPKWLKEMEHEGKLVVSGEEKPGGGH from the coding sequence GACGACGGGGTGGGTGACGCGGGCGTGGCTGATGAAGCAGCACCCGAAGTGGCTCAAGGAGATGGAGCACGAGGGCAAGCTGGTGGTTTCCGGGGAGGAGAAGCCCGGCGGCGGCCACTGA
- a CDS encoding peptidoglycan DD-metalloendopeptidase family protein has protein sequence MWTSSETTAGRRTDGPAAGAVPRRFLRASFRRFLIVLAILPAFLAVAILLAPADAASRTRPSKGVYHLVKKGETLSGIAQAYGVTVDTIRQANNMSAKDRLETDRALFIPGAKTAIDDTRPKASRKSAKPPPPSAERASSGRERKGSGKAREKETAGAKEPARPKQKEAKAKKDRPAPDFPAAEPKTRKPAALKPKAAGTADPASAPAPLKAAAKAPARTEKPAAPAGRITVAEGQVFLSEADREKAEKEAAESRNRAAEAAKEPAPKPGERPDGTRSAAVKPGGEPEHAKDVAPAAKGKPPAAGTTSGDEKPEKEKRKKLQWPVKGRVLTRFGPQQNGMYSNGVRIAAREGTPVVAAEHGTVIFSAPLKDYGETIILRHEDSYATVYTNLGSRLVNADDKVRAGARIGSVGRDERAATGVLHFEVRVKNKACNPLLFLN, from the coding sequence TTGTGGACCTCATCGGAGACCACGGCTGGCAGGCGCACTGACGGACCCGCCGCCGGAGCGGTCCCCCGCCGGTTCCTGCGGGCCTCTTTCCGCCGTTTTCTGATTGTCCTGGCGATTCTGCCGGCCTTTCTGGCCGTGGCAATCCTTCTTGCCCCTGCGGACGCCGCCTCCCGAACCCGCCCCTCCAAAGGGGTCTACCACCTGGTCAAGAAGGGGGAGACCCTGTCCGGAATCGCCCAGGCCTACGGAGTGACCGTCGATACGATCCGGCAGGCCAACAACATGTCCGCGAAGGACCGCCTGGAGACCGACCGGGCGCTCTTTATCCCGGGAGCGAAGACGGCCATCGACGACACCCGCCCCAAGGCGTCGAGAAAATCCGCCAAGCCTCCCCCGCCATCCGCGGAGAGGGCATCCTCCGGCAGGGAAAGGAAAGGCAGCGGGAAGGCACGGGAAAAAGAGACCGCCGGCGCGAAAGAGCCGGCCCGGCCCAAGCAGAAAGAAGCGAAAGCCAAAAAGGACAGGCCTGCTCCGGACTTTCCGGCCGCAGAGCCAAAAACCCGAAAACCGGCGGCCCTCAAGCCCAAGGCGGCGGGAACCGCCGATCCGGCCTCCGCTCCCGCCCCCCTGAAGGCCGCAGCGAAGGCACCGGCCCGTACGGAAAAACCGGCAGCGCCGGCGGGGCGGATCACCGTCGCTGAGGGACAGGTCTTCCTTTCGGAGGCAGACAGGGAAAAAGCGGAAAAGGAGGCAGCCGAGTCAAGGAACCGGGCCGCAGAGGCAGCGAAGGAACCGGCCCCGAAGCCGGGGGAACGGCCGGATGGAACGCGGTCAGCGGCCGTAAAGCCCGGGGGTGAACCGGAGCATGCGAAGGACGTCGCACCGGCCGCGAAGGGAAAGCCTCCTGCCGCCGGAACGACGTCCGGGGATGAGAAGCCGGAGAAGGAGAAACGGAAGAAGCTCCAATGGCCCGTGAAGGGCCGGGTCCTCACACGCTTCGGCCCGCAGCAGAACGGCATGTATTCCAACGGCGTCCGGATCGCCGCCCGGGAAGGCACCCCCGTCGTCGCCGCCGAGCACGGGACGGTCATCTTCTCGGCCCCCCTGAAGGATTACGGCGAGACCATCATCCTCCGGCACGAGGACTCCTACGCCACGGTCTACACGAACCTGGGCAGCCGCCTGGTGAACGCCGACGACAAGGTCCGGGCGGGCGCCCGGATCGGTTCGGTAGGCCGGGACGAGCGGGCCGCCACCGGCGTGCTCCACTTCGAGGTCCGCGTGAAGAACAAGGCCTGCAATCCCTTGCTTTTCCTCAACTGA
- a CDS encoding protein-L-isoaspartate(D-aspartate) O-methyltransferase, producing the protein MTDLYRKQRLKMVETQIRARGVADPRLLKAMETVPRHIFVDEAIISQAYNDSPLPIDEHQTISQPYIVALMTEALELTGKEKVLEIGTGSGYQAAILAMLADHVFSIERIPALATKARRLLEGMNLYNVAVRVADGTYGWRDEAPFDGIIVTAGAPAVPDPLILQLAVGGRLVVPVGGRFTQTLMKYTRLSEDPNDLKKENLGGCRFVDLIGDHGWQAH; encoded by the coding sequence ATGACGGATCTCTACCGGAAACAGCGGCTGAAGATGGTGGAAACACAGATCCGGGCCCGGGGCGTCGCCGATCCGAGGCTCCTGAAGGCCATGGAGACGGTCCCGCGCCACATCTTCGTCGACGAGGCCATCATCAGCCAGGCCTACAACGACAGCCCCCTCCCGATCGACGAGCACCAGACGATTTCCCAGCCCTACATCGTCGCGCTCATGACGGAGGCCCTGGAGTTGACGGGAAAGGAAAAGGTTCTCGAGATCGGGACGGGATCGGGCTACCAGGCGGCAATCCTGGCGATGCTGGCGGACCACGTCTTCTCCATCGAACGGATTCCCGCCCTGGCAACGAAGGCCCGGCGACTCCTGGAGGGAATGAACCTTTACAACGTGGCCGTCCGGGTGGCCGACGGCACGTATGGCTGGCGCGACGAGGCCCCCTTCGACGGGATCATCGTCACCGCAGGGGCTCCCGCCGTTCCGGACCCTCTGATCCTCCAGCTCGCCGTGGGAGGACGTCTTGTCGTTCCCGTCGGGGGTCGCTTCACCCAGACACTCATGAAATACACCCGCCTTTCCGAGGATCCGAACGACCTGAAAAAGGAAAATCTTGGGGGATGCCGCTTTGTGGACCTCATCGGAGACCACGGCTGGCAGGCGCACTGA
- a CDS encoding molybdenum cofactor biosynthesis protein MoaE: MNLMDMIQSVKSHPRFPEAGMILCHNGVVRATSRDGRPVSQVTVRADRDRLAAIVAEIRQRPGIVEVLAEVREGTLNVGEDVMYVVVAGNFRENVFAAMMDAVNMIKAGVTRKTES; this comes from the coding sequence ATGAACCTGATGGACATGATCCAATCCGTCAAGTCCCATCCCCGCTTCCCCGAGGCAGGGATGATCCTGTGTCACAACGGCGTTGTCCGGGCCACCTCCCGGGACGGCCGCCCCGTATCGCAGGTGACCGTCCGGGCCGACCGGGACCGCCTCGCCGCCATTGTTGCCGAGATCCGGCAACGCCCAGGCATTGTGGAGGTCCTGGCAGAGGTCCGGGAAGGGACCCTCAATGTGGGCGAAGACGTCATGTACGTCGTCGTGGCGGGCAATTTCCGGGAGAACGTCTTTGCCGCCATGATGGATGCGGTGAACATGATCAAGGCCGGGGTCACCCGGAAGACCGAGTCCTGA
- a CDS encoding DUF721 domain-containing protein: MRRKGSPKLEPLGQIIRKVAKREGLPLQAADLRLLTFWDRTVGPQVAAQTYPEDIRRGILQVRVSSSVWMHQLQFLKEDILRKLQGVMGSDSVKGFRFSIGEIPRPAPAPKPETPPSEILGTSLLKPRDRRLIEENLTVVADPELRELLRRVMTKDLLRRRIREQRKGRP; the protein is encoded by the coding sequence ATGCGCCGCAAGGGTTCCCCGAAACTGGAGCCTCTCGGACAGATCATCCGGAAGGTGGCGAAGCGGGAGGGGCTCCCCCTCCAGGCGGCGGACCTGCGCCTTCTGACCTTCTGGGACCGGACGGTGGGACCCCAGGTGGCCGCCCAGACCTACCCGGAGGATATCCGCCGCGGCATTCTCCAGGTGCGGGTTTCCTCCTCCGTATGGATGCACCAGCTCCAGTTCCTGAAGGAGGACATTCTCCGGAAACTTCAGGGCGTCATGGGGAGCGACAGCGTCAAGGGGTTTCGCTTCTCCATCGGCGAGATTCCCCGGCCGGCCCCGGCCCCGAAACCGGAGACCCCGCCTTCGGAGATCCTCGGCACCTCGCTCCTGAAACCACGGGACCGGCGGCTCATCGAGGAGAACCTCACGGTTGTGGCGGATCCGGAGCTACGGGAACTGCTGCGGCGGGTCATGACGAAGGATCTGCTTCGCCGGCGGATCCGGGAGCAGAGGAAAGGCCGTCCATAA
- a CDS encoding O-acetyl-ADP-ribose deacetylase — MEAVINKTRLVLVEGDITREETDAIANAANEGLRGGGGVDGAIHRAGGPAIMAECRKIGYCPTGQAVVTTGGDLKAKYVIHTVGPVYRGGTRGEERLLASCYTECLKQAAARGLKSIAFPSISTGVYGYPMDEAAHVSLKATIEFLKGNETLDTVRFVLFGKAALEVYEQELRKLL; from the coding sequence ATGGAAGCGGTGATCAACAAGACGAGGCTGGTCCTCGTCGAAGGGGACATCACCCGGGAGGAGACGGACGCCATCGCCAATGCGGCCAACGAAGGGCTCCGGGGCGGGGGCGGCGTGGATGGCGCCATCCACCGGGCCGGGGGACCGGCCATCATGGCGGAGTGCCGGAAGATCGGGTACTGCCCCACGGGTCAGGCCGTCGTCACCACCGGCGGGGACCTGAAGGCGAAGTACGTGATCCACACGGTGGGTCCCGTGTACCGGGGCGGGACGAGGGGCGAGGAGAGACTGCTGGCGAGCTGCTACACCGAGTGCCTGAAGCAGGCCGCCGCCCGGGGGTTGAAAAGCATCGCCTTTCCGTCCATCAGCACGGGGGTCTACGGATATCCCATGGATGAGGCCGCCCATGTCTCGCTGAAGGCGACAATCGAATTTCTGAAGGGGAACGAAACCCTGGATACGGTGCGGTTTGTCCTGTTCGGGAAGGCGGCGCTGGAGGTGTACGAGCAGGAACTGCGGAAACTGCTGTAA